TGCTCCAATAGagtataattgtaattgtaattgtaatgtaatgtaatgccTTAGTCAACTTATAGGTTTCATGGAGTAAAATTATTGTTGTGATAATGGATAATGTAATATACTCGAGACTTGGGGGAGGCTCAGCACCACTCTGCTCCCCCTTGTCTCCGCCATTGACAATAGTCCTATGAGCTTTCCCTAACCTTCACGAATGTCACATTATAATCTCATTATTAGTTGAAGCTCTCTTCCATGGCACTATCCCAAAATCATCATTATAATCTTCCTACCCTTCAACTAGAAACTGCCATGCAAACGATCCATCCCCCTTGTTCTTTGCGGATTCATAAACGACATGTCGACATCAAAAACAATTTTGTAAAATCGGTCTCGTTGCAGAGAGTCAAAACCTTGGTGGTAAAAATATTAATTGGGCCAATAGATTTAATGATTTCATCAACAAGATGTGCCTAATCGATATCCCCTTGATGGTAAAAAATTTACTTGGGTATGTGACAACAGAATCAAATTCAGCAAGGTCGATAGGTTTTTGGTCTCGAAAGAATTTAATCATTGTTGGCCTGATCTATTCGCCACGGTTCTCGAAGGAAACAGTCGAACACGGTCCAATAATATTGAGAAGTGGCAGTGTTGACTTCGGGCCCAAACCTATAACTCTAAGGGTTTTCAGTGAATAGCTAAAAATTGATGGTGTTGAAGAAATAATCGAAAAAGTTTGGAGCCAGGCTGTTAATGGTACAAGACCAGATTGCATCATAATTAACAAACTTAAAAATGCCAAACTAGAACTGAAGATGTGCAGTTCTATTTTTAACAATCTGGAAGAGAAAATTTTAAAGCATTCTAAGCTGCTATTTCGTGGGAAACAGTTGCAGAAACCATAACACTTGATGATAATGAAAGGAATGCATGGTTGAATGAAAGAAAACAATGGTTTGCAAAAGATAAAATTCACACAAATATGTTAAAGCAAAAATTAAGAGTAAAGTGGACTTTAGACGGCGGCGAGAATTCGAAGTACCACCATAACTTCATTAAAAGAAGAGCAAACAAATAAACTATTCGAGGTCTACAAGTTGATGGAGTTTGGTGCAACAATCCACATGTAATCAAAGATGATGTAATTAAAGATGAAGTTTCCAAATTTTATTCGAATATATTTAAAGCTAATGATATCGACCAGGGAAGTTTCGAATTTCAAATAAATCGAATTTCAGTAAGTGATAACTTTTATCTTGAGGCCAAATTCAGCGAAGAGGAAATATGGAAAGCGATACAAAGTTGTGGAAGCTCAAAAGCCCCGGGACTCAAAGGAGTCATTATGAAATTTTATAAAAAGTTTTGGTGGCTATTGAAAGATGACATTCAAAAAGTTTTCGAAGGATTTGGAATCGTATAGAAATGTCGAAAGGGTGCATCGCTTTTCTCATCACCATAATCCAAAAAAAATGATAACCCACTTACTCTTATTGATTACCAGTCTATAAGTCTTATCAGAAGTGTGTACAAAATGAAATGGAGCTTCTCTATTTCCTGGGTCGTTTGTAATCTTCGTTGTATCATTTCGGTTTTTTAATAAAATGCTTGCTTTAAAAAAAGAGGGTATTTGTGTTAATTAATAGGCTAAAAGCTCTTTTACTTCTAAACGCTACATGCAAAAGCGTTTGAAATTGAAGCTTAATGGAGCTTCTTTATTTTCTCTAAAAGCTTCAAGCTAATGCAACCAAACGAAGCTTTTTTATTAGATACAAGTTTTTTATAAAAGCTAAAAACTTCTAAAAGCACCACCGAAGCTTGGCTTGACTAGTATGGTGTGAGATCAACTTAAGATACTGCCAACCCAGGTTCAATTCTCACTCCAAGCATGGAGtttcaacctttgatggtactgctaacatcaatgcgatttgggaaggtctccgagaggttttcccaaccttcgatggtactgtcaATATCGTCGCGAATTGAGTTTCTTCCTAACacgtgtgtgggtgacaaatgagatcattcgatgtcgatatcggtGTTCAAAACAAAAAAGCTTCTCTATAAAGCTTACAGAAGTATACCTTAAGTGGCACCCAAACTTATACGATTGACCTACTGCTCCAGTCCACTAGACATCGAATGAAAGACCTAAGCCTAGATGAACAATGAATCATCACGAAGAAATGAATTTTTTACAAAGAAAGTCCTAACCGGGAGGAAATTGTGTGATATAGTCACTTGTCGAATTACTATTATTACTGTACTATTTTTTTTATTagaaaaaaaaaggaaaagaaTTTTACGGAGTAGTTCATTTTAACGTGTTACTCCTAGTCAAGAATTCAAGTGGTCCAAATTAGAAATAAAAAAAACATGTCCATCGTAGACGTGTGAAATATCATGTTAGGTTTAAAGGAAAAGAATTTTACGGAGTAGTTCATTTTAACGTGTTACTCCTAGTCAAGAATTCAAGTGGTCCAAATTAGAAATAAAAAAAACATGTCCATCGTAGACGTGTGAAATATGAGGTTAGGTTTAAACTCGTTTGAATTTAATATTAGAAAGGGTGTGGGTGaattgtaaaaaataaaaagtttagTTTGAATTTGTGAAGGATTGAAAGTTTATAATTTATTGTGGCTATGCCATTTAGATATGTAGGGTAATTAATCAAATTCTCAAACCATCTTCTTCTGATCCGTTCAGCCACTATCGATTCCGATCGCCGGCGAAAATGAGCGGCCACGATTCTAAATACATACATCTCAACAACAAAGAAAGGAGAAATACCTGAACTCAAGGAGGAACTCAATTCCCAATCAATATAAGGTTCTTTCTCTTttgtttatacatataaatataatctttatacatataaatataatctTTTTAATATCTAATTGTAAATATAGATCTACGTAATAAGCTTGCAATCATATGCATTGATCCGATACTCTGTTAGGTATAATGCCTAattgtttttaattttattttatttatttattttattttattattattattttttttttttttttttgtaattgcgTTAATCAGCTGAAATATTACGGTGTATGTGGCAGATCTGTTAATGATATAATTAACTTTATCGTTAAGTGTGTGTTTGAGCATAAAGTACACTGCTAGGATTTGGAACTCAATTGAATTGCAAATAATTAGGGTTTTTACATTTTTCTCTCCTATGTAATGAATACTACATGACTGTTTAATACTGTATCACATTGATACTTAATGATGAGTAACTTGAGTCATTAGATCTTTTTTGATTTAATGACATGAATTTCTGGATTGGATTCAGGATAAGAGAAAAGATGCAGTTAATTAAGGTGATTGCAGCGAGCGATGACAGTCGGGAAGGATGTTTCATCATCAACTGTAATGCAATGCAGACGGAAACTTTGGAGCTTCTTAAGAAGCTTGTTTACTTGTATCTCATCAATAATAATGCTAAATAAAAGTCAGCCGCCTGAGTATAGCAATATTTGCGGTCAATACATACATTTGTAAAGGTAAGACGTTGGATATTTTGCTATTCACCTCCACATAATAATGGCTTATAGTCTACGTACAGctctattttaatttttttttaatattaattaataacagTTATTGATTTGATTTTTTACCTAGTCATATCAATGTTCTCTCTTTATTAGTATGATGGTTTATCGTGGCTTAAAATATATAGTACATTATCTAATCTTCATATTTTTAAATTGTTTTAGTTCATtggttttctattttatttttgcGTTATAACACCTTAGGCTTATATCTAGTACCACTTAAACTTCTGCTGTATGACTGTATGTATATCATGTGCCTCTGCACGATTTCATTAGCGTTCGTAACTGATTATGATACTGCATTCCTACGATTACAAGCTACATAATTATCATATTAACCTATACTCAGTTGTACATGTACATTATTATCATAAGAAAAAAGTGTTCAATTAGTACATTTATTATATATGTATCATTCCTTATATATCTATTCATTTCACGCACTATTTTTTGTATATCCTTTTTCATGAATAAGAGTCAATATTCTTTGAATTACTGTGAACAGGATACGCAAGACCCGAACCCTTCAATCCGGGCTTTAGCTGTTAGAACAATGGGATGCATCCGAGTTGATAAAATCACTGAATATCTTTGCAATCCTTTCTAGAGGCGTCTTAAGGTTAATTTTCTTATTAGTATCTTTAATTTTCAATCAGTTGGACTAAAAATGGGAAACACTCACGTTTTTTATATGCTTTTTATGTTCGAAAAACAGCTACTATATGTGTTGCTAAACTTTACGACATTAATGCTCAGTTAATTGAAGATAGGGGATTTTTGGACGATCTAAAGGATTTAATATCTGACAATAACCCTATGGTAGTTGCAAATGCTGTTGCAGCAATTCAAGATAATAGCAGCACACTGATCTTTGAGATCACGACCCATACGTTATCAAAGCTTCTTACAGCTCTAAATGAATGCACCCAGTAAGTGTGGATGGATTTATGATTCAGTTCAACAAGAATAAATTTGGTCTTGCTGCTGGTGGACCACTccaggtattattattattggacTTCATtatgtctctctctctctctctctctctctctctctctctctctctctctctctctctctctctctcttatataTCGGTATTTGAGAATTATGAGTTGTCCTATATTATCATTCAGGTAGCACAAGTGCAACCCTGGAACATTAAAAGGAGCCTTCTGCCCGTGGTTCAGTTTCAGAATATTGCTCCGGGCCCCCCGAACTCGCTTTTGCAGATTGCTGTTAAAAACAATCAACAGCCTGTGTGGTACTTTAACAATAGAATTTCACCTACTTGTATTGTTTATGGAAGATGGACGAATGGAACGTACTACCTTCCTTGAGGTAATATaactttttgtcttcaatttagtATATTTAGAACACTGTTGTAAAAAAACCCAGTTACTCCCAGTTAATCCCCAATTGCTGCTTTAGACCGATCCAATTTTCCAATATCCGTATAATTTATCGGTCAACATCAGTTAATTGGTCATAATTGTATTTGTTGTTCAAAGTCAAATTGATCTACATTTTAACATAAACTTAAACTAGAATTTTGGagttttacatatatacatatacagtggtaggatcaagagggaagtaaactttatatatatatatatatatatatatatatatatatatatatatatatatatatatatatatatatatatatatatattatgataataaaaattcatATTCATAAACTTTATATATTAGAAGTAAAACTCATTACTAAATAATTTAAAATAGTATAATACATTTAAAATATTCAAACGTTCCAATTCAAAATTTATAAACTATAACTAAAAATGTTACCACTGAATTCAAGTTCACGTTATTATGATAATcaaaatatttaatataattaaatgTGACACAATATTTTAAACTCAATATTAGCAATAAGATATACCAATACTAGTGTTACTATACAATAAGAATTAAAAATacaatatattaatttttaaatggTTATAACGGACGGACTTATGATCTCTTCGTTAGTATTCAAAACTAATgctttcgatacaaatgttatcagTGATACGGAGTTTTTTtcattgtaattatattatattatacatttgataagtattaatattaacattatcggATACTAATTTATaccggctcataaaactagtatgcatacatacatatatcGGGATATATGGATAtgaataaatatttaaataaaccacaaaataatattttaaaaaaaaacaaaaagagaTAAATATTGAACCAATATTAATAACACGGTTTAGAAACAAACTAAAACTAACTTGGGACTTACTGATAAATAGTAACAGTTATATTTTTACCAtggtaaaataatataagtatctgTCAAGCTAGTTTCTCCATGAACATATTTTAAATATCCCCGACTAATTTATCCGGCTCCGGCTAATTTCTAACGTACAACAACACACATTTTTTCATATTAAATCTTAATCCTATATTTCAATTCAAATTCAAGGTTCCCGTTGCTTTTTATTCAAGTTTAATACAGATCAAGAAAAGTTCAGGTAACTCTTTCTACTAATTCTTTATCATCACCATCCTCACCTTTAAGAAAACCTACCTTCAAGAAAACCCTTGTGGTCCACTCTACTCCGACAGTTCTTTAATTTTTACTAATTCTTTATTATATTTTTCATTACTATGATGATTCTAAATTTTTGTTCATGCATGCGTAGGTTATAAAATGCCGAGCCAACATTGGAAGCCTAATGAGAAAATAATCTCCGGCCAACCAAAAAGCCTCCGGCTCTTGCTCCAATCTTATTGCGggttgataaaaatgataaatttttgaaatattttgtgagtAGACATTCCGCATATGTACAAAGCATTGAAGAGGGAAATCTAACACATAATTCAATAAAAAAAGAGCTCCGGTCACCAATTCAAATAGCATACGTACCAATTGGTAATGACGTGTTAGAGATGTTTATAAATGTTAGCAACGTCTATTTAATTGGCCATAGAAACAAACTCGTCCGTTTAAAGTTCCATTCGGTAATGGTAAGGGTAACGACCTTACCTGCTGATTTTACCCTACTAGGTTGCACAGTACGATATCATAGTCGTATGTTACTCGAAGTGGAGTTATTAGCTAGTGCTTTTCTAAGAGACCTTAAAGCACTCAAAGATCTCAAATACAATCAAACTTGTACTGGAAGGGCATACCATGCAATGGTAGTTTTTTTATCGGAAGCTAGATCCCAGATTTATTAGCGCGAGCGATCGTATTCACTTTGCATAGACGAAGAATAGTACACACACTCAAACAAGAGTGGTATTTGTAAAGATGTTTACACAATGGAGTAAGATgtcagttttaaaagcaaatacCCTTTTGTAGAGGTAACAATGGAGTATAAGAAATTATTACAAAAGTTAAAAACTTCCACTTTTGAATTTTTATTTCCACCGCCAGATGATTTTTCATGTTTAGTTGCGGACAAGTGCATTGCTATATCGTGTCTCTCCAAAGCGGCATCATCGTCAAGTTAATTTTAAAAAGAAATCAGAACTTGTTTATTTAAAATTAACCTGGCGATGATGCTGCCTTGGGAAAACACGGTATAGGAATGCACCTTTCTGCAACTAAACATGAAAAATCATCACGCGGTGAAAATACAAATTCGAAAGTGGAAATTTTTAACTTTTGTAATAATTTCATATACTCCTTTGTTACCTTTACGAAAGGggactttgcttttaaaactgacaTCTTACTCCATTGTGTAAACATCTCGTACAAATACCAGTCTTGTTCGAATGTGTGTACCATTTCGTCTATGTAAAGTGTGAATACGATCGCTCGCGCTAATGAAGCTAGTATTGAGCTTCCGATAAAAAAACTATCATTATATGGTATTCCCTCTCTGTACAAGTTTTATTGTCTTTGTGATCGTTGAGTGCTTTAAGGTTTCATAAAAAAGCACTACATGATAACTCCACTTCGAGTAACATACTACTCTGATATTGTATTGTGTAACCTAGTAGGTTAAAATAAGCAGGTAACAGGTCGTTACCCTTACCATTACCTAATGGAACTTTAAACGGACCGTGTTTGTTTCTATGGCCAATTAAATAAACGTCGCTAACATTTATAAACATCTCCAACACGTCATTACCAATTGGTATGTGTATTGTTTGAATTGGTGACCGGAGCTCTTTTTTCATTGAATGTTGTGTTAGAATTCTCTCTCTCATGTTTTGTACATATGCGGAATATCTATTCGCAAAATGTTTCAAAAATTCATCCTCTTTATCAACCCGCAATAAGATTGGAGCAAGCTCCAGAGGCTTTTTTAGTTGGCCGGAGATTATTTTCTCTTTGGGCTTCCAATGTTTGCTCGGCATTTTATAACCTGCGTATGCATGAACAAAAATTTATTTAGAATCATcataataatgaaaaatataatgTAGAAATTAAAGAACTGTCGGAGTAGAGTGACCATAAGGGTTTTCTTGAAGGTGGGTtttcttgatgatgatgataaagaattaGTAGAAAGAGTTACCTGAACTTTTCTTGATCTGTATTAAACTTGAATAAAAAATCAACGGAAACCTTGACTTCGAATTGAAAATTAGGATTTAATATGAAAAAATGTGGGCTGTTGTACGTTAGAAATTAGCCGGAGCGGGATAAAATAAGTCGGGGatattatacttatattgttttaccgTGGTAAAAATATAACCGTTACTATTTATCCGTAAGGCCCAAGTTTGTTTTTAAACCGTGTTATTAATATGGGTTCAATATTTTTATCTCTTTTTGGTTGTTGAGTTCCACGATAGGCCAGCGCATGTGACATGTTGGCCTTCGACTGCGCTCAACATTCTTAAGCTTGTTGTGTCTGTGCTACCTGCCCTGGCGCATTTTGTTCGTTTTAATTAATAACTTTGACACGTGAGTAGCATGTGTGATGCGCTACACGATAggttcgggtatgcgtatcattaatatCTATTGATCATCATTCATCTAATTGCCTATTGCATGAACATATTCATGTATAGACTGGTGTCATCAATTGTCTAATTTTAAGTTGCTTGATATGAGAGAGCGGGGTTGTGTATGGTGTGAAGTTGTACCCTGTCGGCGCTACTACAAATTCTGAAGATGGTTTTACTCATCTATTAGGGAAATGTGTACCTGCACTGGAAGAAATGGTTAATCAAAATATCCCTCTTCTGGTATTTTCATTGTTCCACATCTTCAATTAGTCTTATTAGTCttaatcttaatattttatatattatattattgttgaGTGTAATGTACAGGTTCATGGAGAGGTTACTGATCCTACAATGGACATATTTGATCATGAAAGGGTGTTTAATGATACTGTTCTGAGACCTTTAATACAAAAGTTCCCAAAACTAGAAGTTGTGATGGAGCACATTACCACTATGGATGCTGTTAAATTTGTCGAGTCTTGTGATGAAGGTACTATTTCATGGATATCATTTCTTGTTCTTTCTTTCTCCATTTAAACCCAGAGGGTGTGTCGTTTTTTGACAAATTTGTATGTGCCCTAACAGGGGTATCCGTGACCGTTTCTGACTCATAATTTTGAGTTATGGTTATCTCATACGTGGTAAATAAAAAATAACAAAATACTTAAAAAGGGAAATGGTTGCAAGTCATCAGAAGTATATTGATAAGTCATAATCCATAAAAAATCCTGGAAAAATAGATCTTCATTAAAACAATGAAGTTTTTCAATTAAACTTGACACAGTAAtgatttattaaaaaaataaaaaataaaaaattatggaCACAAATATTTCGGATCATTTTGGTGTGACGCTTACAAAAAGTACATGTATTGACTTGGTTACCTGATCCACCCATGGTATCATCTCTAAGATAGTGATATGTATACTATATACGTATATAGTACTACTAATTAGATTGCTTTGTGTACATTATTTATAACTTGAAACTGTTTTTTAGGTTCTGTTGCTGCTACAGTCACCCCACAACATTTTCTTCTTAACAGAAATTCACTTTTTCAACGAGGATTGCAACCACACAGTACGTATCTTGATTTTTACTGATTAAAAGAAAAAACTGTAGTTAAGGTGCATTTAATCTGATGCAACCTCTGCATCTTCATTTTGTTAGCTGATTTCGTGTAAGGGGTGCTGGTACATGGCTAGTTCATGTACCCATTTTGACACCCATGGATTTTCTTGTTTGTATCATTCTAGAATTTATTAAATCTTCTTattgcttttcaagaagaaaaaaaTGTGTTGGTCAAAATAGGCATTGCATAAGCAACCCAAGTTGGCCCATATATAAGCAAATGGGTCGAAACTGCCACATTCCAGGTGTATGTATGCGTGGACTTCTATACATAATTGCTCTCATTTTCTGTCTTTCGATTTTCTATATTCGATTTTCTGACGCATTCATTTGTTAATGTAGGATAGGCTATTGTTGGTGATGTCACAAGTGGGAATAAAAGATTTTTTGAAGAGGTATATTTTGACCGTCTCTTTATGCTAAGGTTTTCGAAGAGGTTTATTTTGACTGTGTGTGTATTCTTGTAGAAATCGAACCACGTTCCCtacaaatttgttttttttttttttattttttttttattttgcattcatATAACTGACTTGTTCTCTTATTCTAGGCAGATGCACTTTTTACGAGCTTTAATGGACCAGACTTTTACAACATTCCAAGAAACACTAGAAAAATAACATTGCAAAAGAAAACATGGAAGGTTCCAGAATCGTACTCATATCCATCCGGAAGTATTGTTCCAAAGTCTGCTGGTTGATCGCTTGAATGGCTGCCACAGTTcccttaatttatatttatttaccacATTTGACCAAGTCACTGAATAATAAGGTTAATCCTTATTACTCTGAATTATGAAAACAATCTATTTTCATAACCAAAAAATGGGACCTGATGTTCCGTTATGTGTTACTTTTTTCATTTACTAGACTACCAGTTGGACCATATGGAATCCGATTACCCCAACTCACACTTTTTCACATAATTTGAACAATTTCGTCTATGTTAAGATTAACATTCACCTCATCAAAAAGTGAAGATAAATGCAATCAAAATAATAGATGCGTGCATTATATCAAGGTATTAAAATTACCTACCGACTTAAGCACAACCCTAGCCTTCAACAGTTCAACGTAACACAAACGTATATTTGTATTGATTCGAAAAGTTTAATTTGAAGCATGGCAGGAAACCATGGGAACTGCTCCAGTCACCCATGCCTGCAATGTAAAATACCGATCAAAGCACTAAAAACAATACTCAAAAAATAGGTTttgtaaatatagttaatatatttcATATAAACCCAATGTAACTTTACTTAGCTTAACTTACAAATACACAGAGCAGGACAAACATTTTCATGTACAATTAACAAATTCTttgaacgaaaaaaaaaaaatgaatttagaGATTAAATAATCAAGATCTAATTAGGTCCTGTTTTGTACACCTAATGTGACTAAGAATGGTATGTTCAAGGATACACCACACCTTTTCCTACATTAGGGTCTGTATACATGTGTGTACATATTATTGGTAATCTTGTAACAAGTACAAGATAATTCAAGAAATATCTCAAAACACTATATCAAAAGAATCATTCGTCATATAAAATTCGATAcactgaataaaataaaacaaaacttCATAACATTAAGTACGTAGGTAACATGAAATGTAAATCAACCACCATTAGTTACAAGGAAATCAAATAATCGAACGAAAGATAAGGGTGCATGTTTTTCTAGGGAGAGCACCAGTTTGGTTTAAACTTAAGTGAAGAGTACTTAAATCTATCTGGACTTATAGAGTCAGTTAGTTCTTCCCACTTATTGTTACTTGGATTTTTGAACTTGATGTGTTTCAGATCCAACGTTTTCCTTCTCATCAATTCACTTATTAAGCTACTGTTATTGTCGGTTAAATCATATCCCCATACGAAATTGGGATGGCATATTGTAAACAGTGCATTATAATATGAAGGGTGCACCAAAGCATTATCCGAAAAGCCATTAAACGATAGTTGTTGCACGTTTGTAGCCGGAAATGGGAAGTGACTTTTGAGATCATCAATATCCATGTCCAGTATATCGTTATCATAACCCCATTAAAAACTTATCCCAATGTCAAACTCGCTTGATAAATTGAGTAATTCCCTCAACTTATAATGACGTTGATTATCCGTGTGCTCACCTAATCTGAGATCATCAAGCTGAATTTTTTTCGGAATAGTATGATTTTGTAAGGAGAGATTAGCAATTGTGGGGCTACGGTAAACCAAGTGAAGTAATTTAGGAGCATAAATTTGTACATCG
The window above is part of the Rutidosis leptorrhynchoides isolate AG116_Rl617_1_P2 chromosome 1, CSIRO_AGI_Rlap_v1, whole genome shotgun sequence genome. Proteins encoded here:
- the LOC139886392 gene encoding dihydroorotase, mitochondrial-like isoform X2 produces the protein MEDGRMERTTFLESGVVYGVKLYPVGATTNSEDGFTHLLGKCVPALEEMVNQNIPLLVHGEVTDPTMDIFDHERVFNDTVLRPLIQKFPKLEVVMEHITTMDAVKFVESCDEGSVAATVTPQHFLLNRNSLFQRGLQPHR
- the LOC139886392 gene encoding dihydroorotase, mitochondrial-like isoform X1, which gives rise to MEDGRMERTTFLESGVVYGVKLYPVGATTNSEDGFTHLLGKCVPALEEMVNQNIPLLVHGEVTDPTMDIFDHERVFNDTVLRPLIQKFPKLEVVMEHITTMDAVKFVESCDEGSVAATVTPQHFLLNRNSLFQRGLQPHSYCW